From Ictalurus punctatus breed USDA103 chromosome 2, Coco_2.0, whole genome shotgun sequence:
GTCAAACACCAAACCTTAACCCAAATGAGCAGAGAGGAGCAAACCTGAAGAGgggactgaagggagaaaccccctgaagcaaacaactgaaagaaactgcagtacaaaaatcatcacaaaagaagaatgcaacagtttggtgatgtcagtgagtcgtAGGCTTAATTCATTTATTGCAatcaagggatatgcaaccaaatattaagtgttatttacttttatttacttcaagacttctgttcctatacttttgttcACCTAAAATATTGGTGGTTTGTTACAAAactgccatgttctaagttgttttaCACATATGTAAAcataaggaaatgaaagctgaagttCTGAGctgtcgtctcatattcatgtGTTGATGTCAAACTCAaatttcttcagtgtatagcaaaaagagtagaattggccttgcagttccaatacttttggaggacACTGTAAGACAGTGTTTTATAGAAATCCTGTCCTGGCCTTGTCCCAGTAAACAgtataaaatgtttgtatgatataatatatgatatgatattatatgattttaaaacaaaaaaagaaagaaatgtgcaCCATATtgaatattcaatattcaaaaTTCTACCTGGTCTGAAAGGGACCACAGGAGGACCACAGGTGGCTGATATACCACATGcacatacactgtaaaacatttcaggtggtTAAACTTAGAAACAAAAGTTCACCTGCTCAGCTCACAAACTCATGATGTATAAGAtcatacaatttaatttaagaATGTCATTGTATAAAAACTATATTGTTGTAGTCAAAACCTAACTTACCTGCCCCCACGTCCCCATCCCAGCTCTAATGCATGGATGTTTGAAGTGGTTGCTTCACCTTCTGTCACTGTATTGACACTGACATGAACGGGTATTGTATAAGATAACTGGGTCTGAAACCGACAGATAACATGCCAACATGTAAACTCCATAACAGAGCATGGTGTTTTACGTATATTTTGTTCAAATGGGTCTAAATATATGGTTTTGTCTGAATTAGCTTATTGTCTATGGTATAAAAAATTTACGAAGATATGATCATGCAAACTGGTACACAGACACTGAAATCTCAACTTGTAACATGCCAGCTAGTTTACTTTACTATTGGTAAATTAGAATGAATCACAATCCTTTTCCTTATTGTTTTAGATATGGGTGACTAAACCGTTGAGTGATTGCAAAAGACCtacagcaagacttggtggcaacaggcgctgaggtttcagtgagcacagtatggtGCGTACTAagcgcagaaggtttccatgtcagaactccaagacgtacaccactactaacccaaaagcacaagaaaagtcgtctcaaaatcatataaataagccacagaagttttgggattctgttctgtggagcaatgagGGCTGCTTTGCAtactctggcactggaaacctgcagcatgtggaaggcaacatggattcactgaagtatcaggaaatcctaggagaaaacgtcatgccatctgtgaggaagctgaagcttgggcgtaaTTGAACCTTCCAACAAcgcaatgatcccaagcatacttcaaattccaccaagacttggttgcagaagaagtcctgtaagattctacagggccatcacagtcacctgacttgaaccccatagaaaatctctggtgggatttgaagaaggcggttgcagcacacaaacccaagaatattactgtactggaggccattgctcatgaggaatgggttaagattCCTAAGGAActctggtgtctggctatgcagcTTGTTTGCAGctggtcataacagcaaaagggtgctctactaagtactaaagatgcataccatgaaggggttgaataattttgaaatttacgtcattataagttgcattttcagttgaatttgtggaaaccacttgaagtatttcaatgaactatttcaattgcttttgtttgatttgttcattgcaaacagtgaaagtctgtcaattttCACAATAAACCAATGGGAGTTGAaaaattttgattgcaactgtatattatagtattatatcataatatacactttttgtttgttataaaataaatatccatccatccatccatcttctataccgcttatccttttcaaggtcactgggaacctggagcctatcccaggaagcatcagtcacaaggcggggtacaccctggacatggtgccaatccatcgcagaaaaaataaatatattataattaaataaatatttcagttatTAATTAAAAGAATTTAAAAGAATACAATGCTTTTTGTtggtgaaataataataaaaaaaatttcagtgtaATGTCAACAATCAAAGAGTATCATTTacaataatgaaatgaattgtTTCAGTCTGGTCTTATGAATATCATAAAAAGAGCAGATTTACATGAtttataataattgattatggtGAAGGCATCTCCTAGTCATTTCAGCACTTTCGAGTGGATAATGATgaatggatgatgatgatgatgatggaattGAGAAGCTTCTGGAGTGAGTTCTGTCACTGTGACGCAACAGAACAAGCCGCTGTAATAAGGTGAAGAACGGAAGGCGGAGTTTCAGTGTTGATCTGAATTTTCTAATTGACAGGCTGTTTAACCGAGTTCAGTACTACAATACACTGCTACAATAAAGCGTTTAATGAATTTAGCTCGCTCTCGGACGGCAGATCTTCCACTGCGCCCCCTGCTGTATGCGGTTGGGTCTGCAGCCGCGGCCGCAGGGGTTTATTGTTATATTAAGAAACGTGGCGATGGAGAAAGAACAGTGGAGCCCGCGGACACAACTCTCACCGAGGGTAcaccatttctctctctctctctctctctctctctctctctctctctctccttacaGTTTCATTCTCTCCGTTTTTATATAAACCATATTTCACTTTAGTAGATTTTTTCAGTCCTTTATGATCAGAGTGCATTTAACCAAAGTTTGATATTCTGTGTAAAAAAGAGCTCCGGAAGGATCAGAGCTAGAAACCTGTGATGGTGTGAAATGAAAAGTGTAGCAGAAGTAATGAATGTGTGTAATAGAGACTGTGCTAACTGCTTGGTGATGTGATGTTTTGCTACTGGTTTGTATTTAGACCCAGTACAGACCCAGCTCTCTTTAGTAGATTCTTTGCTGGATCCAGGCTTGATGTCTGATATGGATGGTGTCAGTGTCACACAGACTGACAGAGCTGTCCCTCAGGTACTCAtcaaacacaccacaacacaacaaatCTTTTGATGTCTAAGCTAGCTCATTatactgatattataactagcAAATCAACATGAGTGAACAAAGTGATGGTATTAACCTAAGCAGTTAATACTAGCCTAATTTCATAATAATCATTTACTACTGACCGTATGACCTTAGATAACACCGGAAGTAGCTTGGTAAGATTAGACAGTCTctcctttttaaataaactccTTTGAGATAATGAgcagaggataaaagaacacttCTCCGTTCAGATGGGTTGCTTACTGCAGGTATCAGAGCCAGATGATCAACATTGAATGTAGGTTGTGTTGAGTGTAAATGTTAACTGCTGTTTACCAGTATATTTTCAGTACATTAGCTACGTATGCTTACATTACTTTGACTAAAAAGATGGATAATGTCAGCTGATGCTGAAACAGTTTTGGTGTGTTGGTTCATGTTTATAACACCTTTACTTTTTTTACACCTGCTCCTAAtacactgatttttttaaattaagggcAGACGTTCCCCTTAAGTAAAATATGTACCTTTAACAAAAAGTAAATAGGTAAATAAAGGCAGGTTTATGTTAAACTCATGTATTCATTCAAGGTTAGTCAGCTTTTTTGGTGACATTTTGTCTACAAAATATTTAAGCTGTTTTGATGAGTGATGAGCTACAAAGTTTTGGTTGTTGAACGTTCATCTGTTGTTGGGTGAGAAGTCCGACATGATGGCACAGATGAACACACTACGAGGCTCAGTGCAGCAGCTGGAGGAAGAGCTGTCTGAGACACACAGGCTCTTTGACAAGATAACGAGGGTAAGTGAGAATCCTTGCAATAAGCACTTTTAGTATAAGatgctaatttatttattgtagatgTGACCATTAAACACTTTGTAccttctgcttctgcttctgcttcatGGCTGTGTTTTAGGAAAGGGAGCGAGAGCAAGAGGAACACAGTATCCTGAAATCTAAGTATAATGAGATGAGAGAAACTTTACAACAGCAGAATGAGTTACTAAAGGTAGTTTTTTCCTCTCACTAAGTtattacactgtatatattttgaacTTCCTCCACGTGACTATTGGTTTATATTGACATGTGGCATTTTGTTGTGATTCTAGTCTCATCTCTGCCCCTTTCTCCACCCATGTAATTGGAGTATATCCTGATTGTACTCACGTGTTACCTGTTATGTAGCCCTTGATTAATTTGTCTGTTCATATAGATATTGGTGCTTtcaagtttgtgaaccctttagaatgttctatatttctgcatatatatgacaaaagtatgtgaacctctaggattagcagttaatttgaaggtgaaattagagtctgttgttttcaatcagtgggatgacaatctggtgtgagtgagcaccttgttttatttgaagaacagggatctatcaaagtctaagtgtatcatggtacgaacaaaggagatttctgagaatctcagaaaaagagttgttgatgctcatcaggctggaaaaggttacaaaaccacctctaaatagtttggactacaccaatccacagtcaaattgtgtacaaattgaggaaattcaacaccattgttaccctccccaggagtggtcgaccaacaaaaatccctccaagagcaagacgtgtaatagtccttgaggtcacaaaggaactcaGGGTaccttctaagcaactaaaggcccctctcacattggctaatgttaatgttcatgagtccatcatcaggagaacactgaacaacaatggtgtgcatggcagggttacaaggagaaaaccacagCTCTCCAAaaaacattgctgcctgtctgcatttgctaaagatcacgtgaaCAAGCCAGGAGGCTATTGGAATAATGTTTTGTgaatggatgagaccaaaatagaacttattggtttaaatgagaagtgttatgtttggagaaaggaaaacactgcattccagcataagaaacttatcccatctgtgaaacatggtggtggtagtatcatggtttgggcctggtTTGCTTCATCTGGACCAGCACGActttccatcattgatggaacaatgaattctgaattataccagtgaattataaaggaaaatgtcaggacatctgttcatgaaccaaatctgaagagaaagtgggtcatgcagcaagacatcGATCTTAAACACataagtcgttctaccaaagaatggttcaagaagaataaagtgaatgttttggaatggccaagtcaaagtcttgaccttaatccaatagaaatgttgtggaaggacctgaagcaagcagttcatgtgaggaaacccaccaacatcccagagttgaagctgttctgtactgaggaatgggattAAATTTCTCCaggccgatgtgcaggactgatcaacagttactgcaaatgtttagttgcagttgttgctgcacaagcgggtcacaccagatactgaaagcaaaggttcacatacttttcgcagatatgcaatattggatcattttcctccataaatgaccaagtataatatttttgtctcatttgtttaattgggttctctttatctacttttaggacttgtgtgaaaatctgatgatggaTTAGATcatattaatgcagaaatagAGAAAATTCTaagctttcaagcaccactgtatgagCCCtctaaaaatgataaaaatgctatggctaacatttatttatttattgccatCTCTGCCTGATGTGTAAATTTGACAATGAATGAAAAATCAGAGCATGATGATAATAAAACCAAATATTTCTGGTCTAATTGCATGACAGCATCtgtttcatatatatttataaaaattgGAACGAAAGAGGCTTATTGTAGATGTGAACCTTAAGCACTAAAGTTAAACCTCTTCTGCTCCATGGCTGTGTTTTAGGAATATGAGCAAGAGCAGGAGGCTCATAGTATCCTGAATTCGTTGTGCGATTGTATGTCAAACAACGAGAAGTCACTAAAGGTAAGTTTGACTTTTTATATAACCACAACTGCTATTGTGAACTTAGTCACCTTTTTGGGGacattttttcttttgcccACAAAACATTTCCGGCTGTTTTGACAATTGACAAAAGTTGTCTACAGAAGTATCTGAATGCGTGTAAAAGACCAACAAGCTTTGGTTGCAAAACTCCAGGTCTCTCTGGCTGAAGCTGAGAGGAAATATGAGCAGGCGATGGAGTCCAACGCTCAGCTAGAGAACGAGAAATCGGACCTGTTGTCCCAGATGAACATATTGCAAAGCTCAGTGAAGCAGCTGGAGGAAGAGCTCACTGAGACCCAGAAAATGCATGATGAGATAACAAATGTAAGTGAGAAAATCCTTGAAGTAAGCAGTTCCTTTAGAAACAGTGTGAGGACTTGTGATGCATAATGAGATACACCACAGGCTATATGtatttgaacaaaataaaaatattatttataattttataatattattattacaataagtATTTCTAGTATAAGGTGCTAGATTGTGGAGTGGTGCATTTTAGATGTGAACATTAAGTACAAAAAATTGAACCTCTTTTGTGTCATGGATGTTTTTTAGGACTATGAGATATCACAGTGCATTTACAAGTACATGATCTCTCGATACAATTCGATGGAGTACCGTTTAAATGAGAAAATTGACTCACTAAGG
This genomic window contains:
- the LOC108275534 gene encoding leucine-rich repeat flightless-interacting protein 2 codes for the protein MNLARSRTADLPLRPLLYAVGSAAAAAGVYCYIKKRGDGERTVEPADTTLTEDPVQTQLSLVDSLLDPGLMSDMDGVSVTQTDRAVPQSDMMAQMNTLRGSVQQLEEELSETHRLFDKITREREREQEEHSILKSKYNEMRETLQQQNELLKEYEQEQEAHSILNSLCDCMSNNEKSLKVSLAEAERKYEQAMESNAQLENEKSDLLSQMNILQSSVKQLEEELTETQKMHDEITNDYEISQCIYKYMISRYNSMEYRLNEKIDSLRATVALTEMKYQEVVESNDNLNNRNSELITQVNEMQRVMNELEQQHASAQRTFHEITRENERKDQELRKLYSTQKDMQDIVFKDYEALCQSHTTMISQNNELKEQHEELLKECERQREAHDILRSQYEKMKDNLSDNEKSLMATLAEAVATHEQALESNAQLEKEKVDLMYHVHKLRGTVQQLEEMLYEANMTCNMIMQDLERAGDAYSILKSQYEDILKQCD